In Sander lucioperca isolate FBNREF2018 chromosome 12, SLUC_FBN_1.2, whole genome shotgun sequence, one DNA window encodes the following:
- the abtb1 gene encoding ankyrin repeat and BTB/POZ domain-containing protein 1: MDVYDLFSSCRKGDICRVRYLVEQRDVDLTVRDKWDSTPLYYACLCGHEELVQYLLASGAKCEANTFDGERCMYACLNESVRRLLKDYKCISVRAMQRDDFNYFLHMLLEQGQHSDVKFQVHGQIFMAHRCILSARSEYFTDMFETKWKGKNLITLKHPLINPAAFGAILQYSYTGRMDIDVSLVEDCRRLAKQCKMEDLIEELENKCKQVYEYVSNKPGICVKVLSLEPLSCQLQEEMAQLADCALPIELRVGFGELPFNRVDRFPTYPDICFRVDGFNFLCHKAFFCGRSDYFKALLEDHFSEGEQLQSQPSTPVITLHNISHEIFIHVMYYIYTDDTQLITEIVFDVLCVADMYLLPGLKRLCGKALAKTICEDNVMCMWKMAKLFRLSRLEDHCTEFMAKTIERMVEQAEFAEIIKEDAASLEERHETDSVPLVDEIRYHIASNVQTYSEIEEANQKLEALEELLSSINLDC; this comes from the exons ATGGATGTGTACGATTTGTTTAGTAGTTGCAGAAAGGGCGACATTTGTAGAGTCAG ataCCTTGTTGAACAACGAGACGTGGACCTCACTGTAAGAGATAAATGGGACAGCACCCCTTT GTATTATGCTTGTCTCTGCGGTCATGAGGAGCTGGTCCAGTACCTGTTGGCTAGTG GTGCCAAGTGTGAAGCCAATACGTTTGATGGCGAGAGGTGTATGTACGCCTGTCTAAATGAATCTGTTCGGCGCCTGCTCAAAGATTATAAGTGTATCAGTGTCCGCGCCATGCAGCGGGACGATTTTAACTACTTTCTGCACAT GTTACTGGAGCAGGGTCAACACAGTGACGTCAAGTTCCAGGTTCATGGACAAATATTTATGGCCCACCGATGTATTCTCAGTGCACGCTCAGAGTACTTCACTGATATGTTTGAGACCAAATGGAAAGGGAAGAACTTGATCACCCTCAAACACCCATTG ATCAACCCTGCAGCCTTTGGAGCCATCCTGCAATATTCCTATACAG GACGAATGGATATTGATGTAAGCCTTGTGGAAGACTGCAGACGACTTGCTAAACAGTGCAAAATGGAAGATCTAATTGAGGAGTTGGAGAATAAATGCAAACAGGTGTATGAATATG TGTCCAATAAGCCAGGAATCTGTGTGAAGGTTCTCAGCTTGGAGCCTCTCAGCTGTCAACTTCAGGAGGAAATGGCTCAGTTAGCAGACTGTGCACTTCCCATTGAACTAAGA GTTGGATTTGGTGAACTTCCCTTTAACAGAGTCGATCGCTTCCCTACTTATCCTGACATCTGCTTCAGAGTTGATGGTTTCAACTTCTTGTGTCATAAG GCGTTTTTCTGCGGACGTAGTGATTATTTTAAAGCCTTGCTGGAGGACCACTTCAGTGAGGGAGAGCAGCTGCAGTCCCAACCCAGCACCCCAGTGATTactttacacaacatttcccaTGAAATATTCATCCACGTCATGTATTACATCTACACCGATGACACACAG CTAATAACAGAGATCGTGTTTGACGTGCTCTGCGTGGCCGACATGTATCTGCTGCCGGGGCTGAAGCGTCTTTGTGGGAAGGCGCTCGCGAAGACAATATGTGAGGACAACGTTATGTGCATGTGGAAGATGGCAAAGCTTTTCCGTCTCTCTCGGCTGGAGGATCACTGCACAGAGTTCATGGCCAAGACCATTGAGAGG ATGGTGGAGCAGGCCGAGTTTGCAGAGATCATCAAAGAGGATGCTGCGTCGTTGGAGGAGCGACACGAGACGGACTCTGTCCCTCTGGTGGATGAAATCCGTTACCATATCGCCAGCAACGTGCAGACTTACAGCGAGATCGAGGAGGCCAATCAGAAACTGGAGGCCTTAGAGGAGCTGCTCTCCAGCATCAACCTTGACTGCTAA
- the LOC116062094 gene encoding keratin, type II cytoskeletal 8-like, which translates to MHRQSSTTTRPSPSSPAVKSPHNTAMSMRSTRSSRQGVRKSSGGFSSMSMGSYSIPKISSGANQAASITAVTVNKSLLTPMKIDIDPSFQVVRNQEKEQIKTLNNRFVSFIDKVRHLEQQNKMLETKWKMLQGQTATSSNVEPMLKAYISNLQRQLEFLNNDKQKLDMENNVMHKNVDDYKTKYETEINHRNDAENEFVMLKKDVDASYMSKMKLEDSVRLIRDEFNFLKALYDEELHELQESLKETSVVVQMDNSRGLNMDQIVSEVKAQYEDIAARSREEAESWHKNKFDQMTAEANQYGNELRSTKGAISELNRMISRLQNEIQAVKAHRTNLEGQVAKAEQRWEGAVQDAKARIRDLELALQRAKHDMALQLKEYQELMNVKLALDIEISTYRKLLEGEEERLGKDSIVNIQTVPTKTVQVDNYRPRRRSAVLIKTVETKTHDKTYNTAAD; encoded by the exons ATGCACAGACAGAGCTCAACTACCACCCGACCCTCTCCATCCTCACCAGCAGTGAAATCTCCACACAACACTGCCATGAGTATGAGGAGCACACGCAGCAGCCGCCAAGGAGTACGCAAGTCTTCAGGGGGCTTCAGTAGCATGTCCATGGGATCCTACTCCATCCCCAAGATCAGCAGCGGGGCTAACCAGGCGGCCTCGATTACAGCTGTGACCGTCAACAAGAGCCTGCTCACCCCAATGAAGATAGACATCGACCCCAGCTTCCAAGTTGTTCGCAACCAGGAGAAAGAGCAGATCAAGACCCTCAACAACCGTTTTGTCTCATTCATTGATAAG GTAAGACACCTGGAGCAGCAGAACAAAATGCTGGAAACCAAGTGGAAGATGTTGCAGGGACAGACTGCCACCTCCTCTAATGTTGAACCCATGCTGAAGGCCTACATCTCCAACCTCCAAAGGCAGCTGGAATTTCTcaacaatgacaaacaaaaACTTGACATGGAGAACAATGTCATGCACAAAAATGTGGATGACTACAAGACAAA GTATGAGACAGAGATCAATCACAGGAAtgatgcagagaatgaatttgtCATGCTCAAGAAG GACGTGGACGCAAGCTACATGTCCAAGATGAAACTAGAAGACAGTGTGCGTCTTATCCGTGATGAATTCAACTTCCTCAAGGCTCTGTATGACGAG GAGCTGCATGAGCTGCAGGAGAGCCTGAAGGAGACCTCTGTGGTGGTACAGATGGACAACTCCCGTGGCCTAAATATGGATCAGATTGTGTCTGAGGTTAAGGCTCAGTATGAGGACATTGCTGCCCGCAGCCGTGAAGAAGCTGAAAGCTGGCACAAAAACAAG TTTGACCAGATGACTGCAGAAGCCAACCAATACGGCAATGAGCTGCGTAGCACAAAGGGGGCAATATCTGAGCTCAACCGAATGATCAGCCGTCTGCAGAATGAGATCCAGGCTGTAAAGGCACAC CGTACCAACCTTGAGGGCCAGGTAGCCAAAGCGGAGCAGCGGTGGGAGGGGGCCGTGCAGGATGCCAAGGCTCGCATCAGGGACCTGGAGCTGGCTCTGCAGAGGGCCAAGCACGACATGGCTCTGCAGCTCAAAGAGTACCAGGAGCTCATGAATGTGAAGCTGGCCCTGGACATAGAGATctccacctacaggaagttgctggagggagaggaggaaag ACTTGGAAAGGACTCTATTGTCAACATCCAAACAGTCCCCACCAAAA CCGTCCAGGTTGACAACTACAGGCCGCGAAGACGAAGTGCAGTTCTCATCAAGACAGTGGAGACCAAGACCCATGACAAAACATACAACACTGCAGCAGATTAG
- the si:ch73-233m11.2 gene encoding NACHT, LRR and PYD domains-containing protein 3 isoform X1 produces the protein MDKDTVLTHTLKTDGMPTLVGGELPVSVINNNKYISPLTSKARATDRNVEDDLPSLDRAIHTALSDEIRTMTLVGPEGSGKTTVLEKLVVSWAKGEHLQNFSYVFHFRFRELNSLTGMFSLETLMLHHHGHVSSESMPQLLQKPEDVLFVFDDLDQCNHSLDPSAHTLCSDPSQAVTVSCLVASLLHGSLLKGAAFAVATRPTGCLKFLSGTRVEVLGFLKPQREAYFKGFFTDPAAANKAQMHMERTLGFYDICTSPRFCWTVCSVYKSLMDAGAKLPETLTQLYVVILVHLVQTLSLNEACNRELVLALGKMASHCSLDPHSSCTKEEMDSFGFKHFLTSVGVFLQVDGDQLDRRVFSFHSQLMQEFLLAVSFYLDRSTSVAKMLEKHKGNAKFVDIFLSGLSEPLQRRPLETLLGELDSNQIMDFKCWFKSSSEATLKGCYKVEHHRCFHLLHQAQNESLVKEIITPSARLGISYGNLSLEDCAALNYVVTCLGEMEQLNLYLTRNLTEEQAGMLAPTMSISHKIILSGSSLSPGAVSHLASALSRGFSKELDLSQTYLGDEKFKVLCSGLRDCKLHTLKLVVCNLTEAICGDLVSALTSATSQLCVLDMRANQIGDQGFIKLSKVLHSPLCKLQELQLQRCELTGASMEALSTALCSGQSELRKVDLTQNVIGDRGVEALCKSLQHPLCKLQSLNIFDSELTGACCPYLMEALMSEHCSLSELDLSVNDLGQEGALLLCQALSQPSCPIQKLGLKRCELTQSVFKELSSVLRSGTSQLKSLIVGINAVGDQGVKYLWDAIAHPSCLLEDLDVEMTGLTDACVMDLCAAVRASKTLKSLEMRNNSLTNASVPALIQVMQDSHNMQEINLKYNDFCEEVFNMLNECDKIRY, from the exons ATGGACAAAGACACTGTGCTAACTCACACCCTGAAGACAGACGGCATGCCAACACTTGTTGGTGGAGAGCTGCCTGTCAGTGTGATAAACAACAATAAGTACATATCCCCGCTGACTTCTAAAGCTCGGGCAACAGACAGAAATGTAGAAGACGACTTGCCCTCCCTTGATCGTGCAATCCACACCGCTCTGTCTGATGAAATCAGAACTATGACGCTGGTCGGTCCTGAAGGATCAGGTAAAACCACTGTTTTGGAGAAACTAGTTGTGAGCTGGGCAAAAGGAGAACACCTTCAAAACTTCTCTTATGTTTTCCATTTCCGGTTCAGGGAGTTAAATTCtttaactgggatgttttcttTGGAGACATTAATGCTACACCATCATGGTCATGTCTCTTCTGAGTCCATGCCCCAACTTCTGCAGAAGCCTGAAgatgtgttgtttgtgtttgatgATCTGGATCAGTGCAATCACAGCCTGGACCCCTCCGCCCACACCCTCTGCTCTGACCCGAGCCAGGCAGTGACGGTGTCCTGTTTAGTGGCCAGCTTGCTTCATGGATCGCTGCTGAAAGGAGCTGCCTTTGCGGTGGCAACCAGGCCGACAGGATGTCTGAAGTTTCTGAGTGGCACCCGGGTGGAGGTGTTGGGGTTTCTGAAGCCACAAAGAGAAGCCTACTTTAAGGGATTCTTTACTGACCCGGCTGCTGCCAACAAAGCACAAATGCACATGGAAAGGACTTTAGGCTTTTATGATATTTGCACCTCCCCAAGATTTTGTTGGACAGTTTGTTCTGTTTACAAGTCTCTGATGGATGCCGGAGCTAAACTTCCTGAAACGTTAACTCAGCTGTATGTAGTCATCCTGGTCCACCTGGTTCAGACGCTCTCACTGAACGAGGCCTGCAACAGAGAATTAGTGTTAGCCCTCGGCAAGATGGCGTCTCATTGCTCCCTTGATCCGCATTCGAGTTGCACCAAAGAGGAAATGGATTCCTttggttttaaacattttcttacCTCAGTTGGTGTTTTCTTGCAAGTAGATGGTGACCAGTTAGATAGACGTGTCTTCTCCTTCCACTCCCAACTGATGCAGGAGTTCCTCTTGGCCGTGTCTTTCTATTTGGACAGGTCAACGTCTGTGGCGAAGATGTTGGAAAAGCACAAAGGCAATGCAAAGTTTGTAGATATCTTCTTGTCAGGTCTCTCAGAGCCACTTCAGCGCAGACCGCTGGAGACCCTGCTGGGGGAGCTGGATTCTAATCAGATCATGGATTTCAAATGCTGGTTTAAAAGCAGCTCAGAGGCGACACTTAAGGGATGCTACAAAGTTGAGCATCACCGCTGCTTCCATCTGCTTCATCAAGCTCAAAATGAGAGCTTGGTAAAAGAAATCATCACCCCCTCGGCACGATTAGGCATCAGTTATGGAAACCTGAGCCTTGAGGACTGTGCAGCTCTGAATTATGTTGTGACTTGCCTTGGTGAGATGGAGCAGTTGAATCTGTATCTTACGAGAAATCTGACGGAGGAACAAGCAGGGATGCTGGCTCCAACTATGAGCATATCCCATaagataat CTTGTCAGGCAGTTCCTTGAGTCCTGGCGCTGTCTCTCATCTAGCTTCAGCTCTCAGCAGAGGATTCTCCAAGGAGCTGGATCTCTCTCAAACCTACCTCGGAGATGAGAAGTTCAAAGTTCTCTGCTCTGGACTCAGAGACTGCAAGCTGCACACATTAAA ACTTGTAGTATGCAACCTGACTGAGGCAATCTGTGGAGATCTGGTGTCTGCCCTGACCTCAGCCAcctctcagctgtgtgtgttagACATGAGGGCTAATCAGATCGGGGACCAGGGATTCATAAAACTGTCGAAAGTGCTGCATAGTCCTCTCTGCAAACTACAGGAGCTCCA gcTACAACGCTGCGAGTTGACTGGGGCATCCATGGAGGCTTTATCAACAGCTTTGTGTTCTGGCCAATCGGAACTGAGAAAAGTGGACCTGACACAAAACGTGATTGGTGACAGAGGAGTGGAGGCTTTGTGCAAGTCCCTGCAACACCCACTTTGCAAACTGCAGAGCCTCAA tATCTTTGATAGCGAGTTGACGGGTGCATGCTGTCCTTATTTGATGGAGGCCTTGATGTCGGAGCACTGTTCTCTGTCAGAACTAGACCTGTCAGTGAATGATTTGGGCCAGGAGGGGGCGCTGCTGCTCTGCCAAGCCCTCAGCCAACCTAGCTGTCCAATACAAAAGCTTGG CTTGAAACGATGTGAGTTAACCCAGTCGGTCTTTAAGGAGCTGAGCTCAGTGCTGAGAAGTGGCACTTCTCAACTGAAGTCCCTGATTGTAGGTATAAATGCAGTAGGAGACCAAGGGGTTAAATATCTTTGGGACGCTATTGCACATCCAAGCTGTCTGTTGGAGGACCTGGA TGTTGAGATGACCGGTTTGACGGACGCCTGCGTTATGGACTTGTGTGCTGCTGTAAGAGCCAGTAAGACTTTGAAGAGCCTGGAAATGAGAAACAACTCACTGACTAACGCCTCTGTCCCAGCCCTCATCCAGGTCATGCAGGACAGCCACAACATGCAAGAGATAAA CCTGAAGTACAACGACTTCTGTGAAGAAGTTTTCAACATGTTGAACGAGTGTGATAAAATAAGATACTGA
- the si:ch73-233m11.2 gene encoding NACHT, LRR and PYD domains-containing protein 3 isoform X2, protein MDKDTVLTHTLKTDGMPTLVGGELPVSVINNNKYISPLTSKARATDRNVEDDLPSLDRAIHTALSDEIRTMTLVGPEGSGKTTVLEKLVVSWAKGEHLQNFSYVFHFRFRELNSLTGMFSLETLMLHHHGHVSSESMPQLLQKPEDVLFVFDDLDQCNHSLDPSAHTLCSDPSQAVTVSCLVASLLHGSLLKGAAFAVATRPTGCLKFLSGTRVEVLGFLKPQREAYFKGFFTDPAAANKAQMHMERTLGFYDICTSPRFCWTVCSVYKSLMDAGAKLPETLTQLYVVILVHLVQTLSLNEACNRELVLALGKMASHCSLDPHSSCTKEEMDSFGFKHFLTSVGVFLQVDGDQLDRRVFSFHSQLMQEFLLAVSFYLDRSTSVAKMLEKHKGNAKFVDIFLSGLSEPLQRRPLETLLGELDSNQIMDFKCWFKSSSEATLKGCYKVEHHRCFHLLHQAQNESLVKEIITPSARLGISYGNLSLEDCAALNYVVTCLGEMEQLNLYLTRNLTEEQAGMLAPTMSISHKIILSGSSLSPGAVSHLASALSRGFSKELDLSQTYLGDEKFKVLCSGLRDCKLHTLKLQRCELTGASMEALSTALCSGQSELRKVDLTQNVIGDRGVEALCKSLQHPLCKLQSLNIFDSELTGACCPYLMEALMSEHCSLSELDLSVNDLGQEGALLLCQALSQPSCPIQKLGLKRCELTQSVFKELSSVLRSGTSQLKSLIVGINAVGDQGVKYLWDAIAHPSCLLEDLDVEMTGLTDACVMDLCAAVRASKTLKSLEMRNNSLTNASVPALIQVMQDSHNMQEINLKYNDFCEEVFNMLNECDKIRY, encoded by the exons ATGGACAAAGACACTGTGCTAACTCACACCCTGAAGACAGACGGCATGCCAACACTTGTTGGTGGAGAGCTGCCTGTCAGTGTGATAAACAACAATAAGTACATATCCCCGCTGACTTCTAAAGCTCGGGCAACAGACAGAAATGTAGAAGACGACTTGCCCTCCCTTGATCGTGCAATCCACACCGCTCTGTCTGATGAAATCAGAACTATGACGCTGGTCGGTCCTGAAGGATCAGGTAAAACCACTGTTTTGGAGAAACTAGTTGTGAGCTGGGCAAAAGGAGAACACCTTCAAAACTTCTCTTATGTTTTCCATTTCCGGTTCAGGGAGTTAAATTCtttaactgggatgttttcttTGGAGACATTAATGCTACACCATCATGGTCATGTCTCTTCTGAGTCCATGCCCCAACTTCTGCAGAAGCCTGAAgatgtgttgtttgtgtttgatgATCTGGATCAGTGCAATCACAGCCTGGACCCCTCCGCCCACACCCTCTGCTCTGACCCGAGCCAGGCAGTGACGGTGTCCTGTTTAGTGGCCAGCTTGCTTCATGGATCGCTGCTGAAAGGAGCTGCCTTTGCGGTGGCAACCAGGCCGACAGGATGTCTGAAGTTTCTGAGTGGCACCCGGGTGGAGGTGTTGGGGTTTCTGAAGCCACAAAGAGAAGCCTACTTTAAGGGATTCTTTACTGACCCGGCTGCTGCCAACAAAGCACAAATGCACATGGAAAGGACTTTAGGCTTTTATGATATTTGCACCTCCCCAAGATTTTGTTGGACAGTTTGTTCTGTTTACAAGTCTCTGATGGATGCCGGAGCTAAACTTCCTGAAACGTTAACTCAGCTGTATGTAGTCATCCTGGTCCACCTGGTTCAGACGCTCTCACTGAACGAGGCCTGCAACAGAGAATTAGTGTTAGCCCTCGGCAAGATGGCGTCTCATTGCTCCCTTGATCCGCATTCGAGTTGCACCAAAGAGGAAATGGATTCCTttggttttaaacattttcttacCTCAGTTGGTGTTTTCTTGCAAGTAGATGGTGACCAGTTAGATAGACGTGTCTTCTCCTTCCACTCCCAACTGATGCAGGAGTTCCTCTTGGCCGTGTCTTTCTATTTGGACAGGTCAACGTCTGTGGCGAAGATGTTGGAAAAGCACAAAGGCAATGCAAAGTTTGTAGATATCTTCTTGTCAGGTCTCTCAGAGCCACTTCAGCGCAGACCGCTGGAGACCCTGCTGGGGGAGCTGGATTCTAATCAGATCATGGATTTCAAATGCTGGTTTAAAAGCAGCTCAGAGGCGACACTTAAGGGATGCTACAAAGTTGAGCATCACCGCTGCTTCCATCTGCTTCATCAAGCTCAAAATGAGAGCTTGGTAAAAGAAATCATCACCCCCTCGGCACGATTAGGCATCAGTTATGGAAACCTGAGCCTTGAGGACTGTGCAGCTCTGAATTATGTTGTGACTTGCCTTGGTGAGATGGAGCAGTTGAATCTGTATCTTACGAGAAATCTGACGGAGGAACAAGCAGGGATGCTGGCTCCAACTATGAGCATATCCCATaagataat CTTGTCAGGCAGTTCCTTGAGTCCTGGCGCTGTCTCTCATCTAGCTTCAGCTCTCAGCAGAGGATTCTCCAAGGAGCTGGATCTCTCTCAAACCTACCTCGGAGATGAGAAGTTCAAAGTTCTCTGCTCTGGACTCAGAGACTGCAAGCTGCACACATTAAA gcTACAACGCTGCGAGTTGACTGGGGCATCCATGGAGGCTTTATCAACAGCTTTGTGTTCTGGCCAATCGGAACTGAGAAAAGTGGACCTGACACAAAACGTGATTGGTGACAGAGGAGTGGAGGCTTTGTGCAAGTCCCTGCAACACCCACTTTGCAAACTGCAGAGCCTCAA tATCTTTGATAGCGAGTTGACGGGTGCATGCTGTCCTTATTTGATGGAGGCCTTGATGTCGGAGCACTGTTCTCTGTCAGAACTAGACCTGTCAGTGAATGATTTGGGCCAGGAGGGGGCGCTGCTGCTCTGCCAAGCCCTCAGCCAACCTAGCTGTCCAATACAAAAGCTTGG CTTGAAACGATGTGAGTTAACCCAGTCGGTCTTTAAGGAGCTGAGCTCAGTGCTGAGAAGTGGCACTTCTCAACTGAAGTCCCTGATTGTAGGTATAAATGCAGTAGGAGACCAAGGGGTTAAATATCTTTGGGACGCTATTGCACATCCAAGCTGTCTGTTGGAGGACCTGGA TGTTGAGATGACCGGTTTGACGGACGCCTGCGTTATGGACTTGTGTGCTGCTGTAAGAGCCAGTAAGACTTTGAAGAGCCTGGAAATGAGAAACAACTCACTGACTAACGCCTCTGTCCCAGCCCTCATCCAGGTCATGCAGGACAGCCACAACATGCAAGAGATAAA CCTGAAGTACAACGACTTCTGTGAAGAAGTTTTCAACATGTTGAACGAGTGTGATAAAATAAGATACTGA
- the LOC116062012 gene encoding ceramide synthase 5-like isoform X1 translates to MTSSISDWIWSERFWLPENVTWADLERPPTGAEYPRIRHILYALPLAVVVFLLRLLFERLVAKPCAHILQIQVGVPRQAQPNAVLEKVFQSKTCPDTRQLEGLSKQLDWDERKIQRWFRVRRNQDRPNMQKKFCESMWRFTFYLGIFIYGIRHLWVSPWMWDTRQCWYNYPFQPLSPGQFNHYAAELSFYWSLMFSQFIDIKRKDFIMMLVHHLATIFLITFSYANNMLRVGTLVMCVHDASDIFLEAAKLANYAKYQRLCDGLFVVFSISFFCTRLVIYPFWVVYSVLVESWEIVGPYQAWWLLNGLLLVLQALHIIWFYLIARIAIKAIFKGKVAKDDRSDIESSSDEEIYSSSSKNPSQTLKPKDSSHTGNLNGETHDH, encoded by the exons ATGACTTCCTCTATATCAGACTGGATTTGGAGTGAGAGGTTTTGGCTTCCCGAAAATGTTACATGGGCGGACCTGGAGCGACCACCAACTGGTGCGGAGTATCCCCGAATAAGACATATATTATACGCCCTTCCTCTGGCTGTCGTAGTTTTTCTACTAAGATTGCTTTTTGAAAG GCTAGTGGCCAAGCCCTGTGCCCACATACTTCAGATTCAGGTGGGAGTGCCTCGGCAAGCTCAGCCTAATGCTGTCCTGGAGAAGGTGTTTCAGTCCAAAACG TGTCCTGACACGAGGCAACTGGAGGGACTCTCCAAGCAGCTGGACTGGGATGAACGGAAAATACAGAGATGGTTTCGGGTCCGTCGAAACCAAGACAGGCCCAATATGCAGAAAAAGTTCTGTGAGAGCAT GTGGCGATTTACATTTTATCTGGGGATTTTCATCTATGGCATTCGACATTTGTGGGTG TCGCCTTGGATGTGGGACACCAGACAGTGTTGGTACAACTACCCTTTTCAG CCTCTGAGTCCTGGACAGTTCAACCACTATGCAGCTGAGCTTTCTTTCTATTGGTCTCTGATGTTTTCCCAGTTCATAGACATTAAACGTAAG GATTTTATCATGATGCTTGTCCACCATCTGGCCACCATATTCCTCATCACATTCTCCTATGCCAACAACATGCTAAGAGTTGGCACTTTGGTCATGTGTGTCCATGATGCATCTGACATCTTCCTCGAG GCTGCCAAATTGGCCAACTATGCCAAGTACCAGAGGCTATGTGATGGCCTCTTTGTGGTCTTCAGCATAAGCTTTTTCTGCACTCGACTTGTCATCTATCCTTTCTG GGTTGTTTACAGTGTCCTGGTTGAGAGCTGGGAGATCGTTGGGCCATACCAGGCCTGGTGGTTGCTCAATGGGTTGCTGTTGGTGCTGCAGGCTCTTCACATCATCTGGTTCTACCTCATCGCTCGCATTGCTATCAAAGCCATATTCAAGGGAAAG GTGGCAAAAGACGACCGCAGTGACATCGAGAGCAGTTCGGACGAGGAGATTTACTCCAGTTCCAGTAAAAATCCCAGTCAGACCCTAAAACCAAAAGACAGCAGTCACACTGGTAACCTTAATGGAGAAACTCATGACCACTGA
- the LOC116062012 gene encoding ceramide synthase 5-like isoform X2 encodes MCPDTRQLEGLSKQLDWDERKIQRWFRVRRNQDRPNMQKKFCESMWRFTFYLGIFIYGIRHLWVSPWMWDTRQCWYNYPFQPLSPGQFNHYAAELSFYWSLMFSQFIDIKRKDFIMMLVHHLATIFLITFSYANNMLRVGTLVMCVHDASDIFLEAAKLANYAKYQRLCDGLFVVFSISFFCTRLVIYPFWVVYSVLVESWEIVGPYQAWWLLNGLLLVLQALHIIWFYLIARIAIKAIFKGKVAKDDRSDIESSSDEEIYSSSSKNPSQTLKPKDSSHTGNLNGETHDH; translated from the exons ATG TGTCCTGACACGAGGCAACTGGAGGGACTCTCCAAGCAGCTGGACTGGGATGAACGGAAAATACAGAGATGGTTTCGGGTCCGTCGAAACCAAGACAGGCCCAATATGCAGAAAAAGTTCTGTGAGAGCAT GTGGCGATTTACATTTTATCTGGGGATTTTCATCTATGGCATTCGACATTTGTGGGTG TCGCCTTGGATGTGGGACACCAGACAGTGTTGGTACAACTACCCTTTTCAG CCTCTGAGTCCTGGACAGTTCAACCACTATGCAGCTGAGCTTTCTTTCTATTGGTCTCTGATGTTTTCCCAGTTCATAGACATTAAACGTAAG GATTTTATCATGATGCTTGTCCACCATCTGGCCACCATATTCCTCATCACATTCTCCTATGCCAACAACATGCTAAGAGTTGGCACTTTGGTCATGTGTGTCCATGATGCATCTGACATCTTCCTCGAG GCTGCCAAATTGGCCAACTATGCCAAGTACCAGAGGCTATGTGATGGCCTCTTTGTGGTCTTCAGCATAAGCTTTTTCTGCACTCGACTTGTCATCTATCCTTTCTG GGTTGTTTACAGTGTCCTGGTTGAGAGCTGGGAGATCGTTGGGCCATACCAGGCCTGGTGGTTGCTCAATGGGTTGCTGTTGGTGCTGCAGGCTCTTCACATCATCTGGTTCTACCTCATCGCTCGCATTGCTATCAAAGCCATATTCAAGGGAAAG GTGGCAAAAGACGACCGCAGTGACATCGAGAGCAGTTCGGACGAGGAGATTTACTCCAGTTCCAGTAAAAATCCCAGTCAGACCCTAAAACCAAAAGACAGCAGTCACACTGGTAACCTTAATGGAGAAACTCATGACCACTGA